In Hwangdonia lutea, a single window of DNA contains:
- a CDS encoding RagB/SusD family nutrient uptake outer membrane protein — protein MKKYIYIFIAVMTFSACESELELTSPSQLTAAGFWDTEEGAKTAHTGLYANLRSSAGTLWLLGEIRSDIWGGRTYESPSNESLIESNITVATAPFGGWAGLYTRIHRINDFLVNLPNVEFTDESEKGHLLGQAYGLRALYYYTLLKTWGDVPIILEPFTDIDPAGLSRARSPQTEVMAQIKSDIAASLSAFGSDDSYWEGSRNFWSKAATLALKGDAFIWSGNLLGGGSADFTEAKTALQQIASLGVSLEPSIDNLWGVSNEGNNEFIFAYQYKQDEAENFYNSLTGRSTEINPQFNAAGESMSDFIIAGANRYGQSEKTILLLDDNDDARKDATFIRLYTDDNGGAGYPTYNEPTYFGSIFNKFLGEVNGSERIFENDVPLYRYADVLLLLAEAKNHLGEDPSGEINQIRARAYGANYVPATHAYVNSTQTDNANAILNERYKEFIGEGKRWWDLRRAGDSFVYDNIVYISSSDSQLLLLPITEDMIGRNPLLDQTPGYTN, from the coding sequence ATGAAGAAGTATATATATATATTTATAGCTGTAATGACTTTTAGTGCTTGCGAGAGTGAACTTGAATTAACAAGCCCTAGTCAATTAACAGCAGCAGGTTTTTGGGATACCGAAGAAGGTGCAAAAACCGCACATACAGGATTGTATGCCAACTTAAGATCATCAGCGGGAACGCTATGGTTATTAGGGGAAATAAGAAGTGATATTTGGGGCGGACGAACTTACGAGTCGCCATCAAACGAATCATTAATAGAATCTAACATTACAGTGGCTACAGCACCTTTTGGTGGATGGGCAGGTTTGTACACAAGAATTCACAGAATTAATGATTTTTTAGTGAACTTACCTAATGTAGAGTTTACCGATGAATCGGAAAAAGGACATTTATTGGGTCAAGCCTATGGTTTACGTGCATTGTACTACTATACCTTGCTTAAAACATGGGGCGATGTACCTATTATATTAGAGCCATTTACCGATATCGATCCAGCAGGTTTAAGTAGAGCAAGATCACCTCAAACAGAGGTTATGGCTCAAATTAAATCGGATATAGCAGCATCTTTAAGTGCCTTTGGATCTGATGATAGCTACTGGGAAGGAAGTAGAAACTTTTGGTCTAAGGCTGCAACCTTAGCGCTTAAAGGCGATGCGTTTATCTGGTCAGGAAACCTTTTAGGTGGCGGCAGTGCAGATTTTACTGAAGCTAAAACTGCTTTACAGCAAATCGCTTCTTTAGGTGTAAGTTTAGAGCCAAGTATCGATAACCTATGGGGTGTATCAAACGAAGGTAACAACGAGTTCATTTTTGCTTATCAATATAAGCAAGACGAAGCAGAGAACTTTTACAATAGCTTAACAGGTAGAAGTACCGAAATTAACCCTCAGTTTAATGCAGCAGGCGAATCGATGAGCGATTTTATAATTGCTGGAGCAAACCGATATGGTCAATCTGAGAAAACCATTTTACTTTTAGATGATAATGATGATGCTCGTAAAGATGCGACCTTTATTAGATTGTATACTGATGATAACGGAGGCGCTGGATACCCAACGTACAACGAGCCTACATATTTTGGTTCTATATTTAATAAATTTTTAGGAGAAGTAAATGGCAGTGAGCGTATTTTTGAAAACGATGTACCGTTATACAGATATGCCGATGTACTTTTACTATTGGCCGAAGCAAAAAATCATTTAGGTGAAGACCCATCGGGTGAGATTAACCAAATTAGAGCTAGAGCTTACGGTGCCAATTATGTACCTGCAACCCATGCTTACGTTAACAGTACGCAAACCGATAACGCCAACGCTATTTTAAACGAGCGTTACAAAGAGTTTATTGGCGAAGGTAAGCGCTGGTGGGATTTAAGAAGAGCTGGAGATAGTTTTGTTTACGATAACATAGTTTATATTTCTTCAAGCGATAGCCAGTTGTTGTTATTACCAATCACAGAAGACATGATAGGTAGGAACCCATTATTGGACCAAACTCCTGGATATACAAACTAG
- a CDS encoding AGE family epimerase/isomerase encodes MNFSTLYKNTLLEDVVPFWEKHAIDYDNGGYFTCLDTKGNVYDTDKFIWLQGRQAWTFSMLYNKVEKNEKWLAIAKNGIDFLRKYGMNEKGDFYFSVTKEGKPLVQAYNIFSDCFAAMAFSQYAIASGNEEVKELAKKTYFNILSRIDNPKGKYEKNTDTRPLVGFSLPMILSNLVLELEAVLDADEVEKTIDYSIQQVMEVFLDKKSGLIFENVLPNGEHHDSFNGRLLNPGHGIEAMWFMIDIGVRKNDKALINKATQTILNILEYSWDEKYGGIYYFMDSKGHPPQQLEWDQKLWWVHLETLVALAKAYEQTQNPDILKWYHKVHDYAWSHFSDPENGEWFGYLNRQGEVLLNLKGGKWKGCFHVPRAMYQCWKAFEKIEAKKNN; translated from the coding sequence ATGAATTTTTCTACACTTTATAAAAATACGTTGCTTGAAGATGTTGTTCCGTTTTGGGAAAAACACGCCATAGATTATGACAACGGAGGTTATTTTACATGCTTGGATACCAAAGGAAACGTGTACGATACCGATAAGTTTATTTGGCTTCAAGGGCGACAAGCGTGGACGTTTTCAATGCTTTACAACAAAGTTGAAAAAAACGAGAAATGGCTGGCTATAGCTAAAAACGGCATCGATTTTTTACGCAAGTATGGCATGAATGAAAAAGGCGATTTCTATTTTTCCGTTACAAAAGAAGGTAAGCCTTTAGTGCAGGCTTATAACATTTTTTCCGATTGTTTTGCAGCCATGGCATTCAGTCAATACGCTATCGCTTCGGGTAATGAGGAGGTAAAGGAATTGGCTAAAAAAACGTATTTTAATATTCTTAGTAGAATTGATAATCCGAAAGGGAAATACGAAAAAAATACAGACACCAGACCATTAGTTGGTTTTTCGCTGCCCATGATTTTATCTAATTTAGTATTGGAACTCGAAGCCGTTTTAGATGCCGACGAAGTAGAAAAAACAATAGATTACAGCATCCAACAAGTTATGGAGGTGTTTTTAGATAAAAAATCAGGGCTTATTTTCGAGAATGTTTTACCTAACGGCGAACATCACGATAGTTTTAATGGACGCTTATTAAACCCCGGACATGGTATTGAAGCCATGTGGTTTATGATTGATATTGGCGTACGTAAAAACGATAAAGCCCTTATTAATAAAGCAACCCAAACAATTCTAAACATTTTAGAGTACAGTTGGGATGAAAAATACGGTGGAATTTACTATTTTATGGATTCAAAAGGACATCCACCGCAACAATTGGAGTGGGATCAAAAACTATGGTGGGTGCATTTGGAAACCTTGGTAGCATTGGCAAAAGCTTACGAGCAAACCCAAAACCCCGATATTTTAAAATGGTACCATAAAGTACACGATTATGCTTGGTCACATTTTTCAGATCCTGAAAACGGTGAGTGGTTTGGGTATTTAAACCGCCAAGGCGAGGTGTTGTTAAACCTAAAAGGCGGCAAGTGGAAAGGCTGTTTCCACGTGCCAAGGGCCATGTACCAATGTTGGAAAGCTTTTGAAAAAATTGAAGCAAAAAAAAATAATTAA
- a CDS encoding sialidase family protein codes for MIRSTVLLMMIVLLSSCKGKVNTEKKENTEPVKENPELVALFNAGMEEGVACYRIPAIVTAPNGDVIAAIDQRVPGCGDLKWSKDINIIIRRSSDNGKTWTPIEMVIDFPEGESASDPSMIVDNVTGDIFMFYNYMNLDTEKDIYYLHVMKSSDNGKTWSKPEDITSQIAKPEWHKDFKFITSGRGIQTRSGKLLHTMVNLNSGLHVFGSDDHGKTWYFIDTPIQPADESKIIELADGTLMINARVNNKGMRYVHTSKDEGKTWETNPAPELIDPGCNASIIRYTSKADGYDKNRILFSNAQSEKGRVNMSVRISYDEGKTWSEGKTIYPGSSAYSSLTILENGDIGLFFEKDEYKNNEFISFSLDWLTDGKDTYKKP; via the coding sequence ATGATAAGAAGTACTGTTTTATTAATGATGATTGTATTGCTTAGTTCGTGCAAGGGGAAAGTTAATACAGAAAAAAAGGAAAATACCGAACCTGTGAAGGAAAACCCAGAATTGGTGGCTCTGTTTAATGCAGGTATGGAAGAAGGGGTTGCTTGTTACAGGATTCCGGCAATCGTTACAGCACCAAATGGCGATGTAATAGCGGCTATCGACCAACGTGTTCCGGGTTGTGGCGATTTAAAATGGAGTAAAGACATTAATATCATTATTCGCCGAAGCAGCGATAACGGTAAAACCTGGACACCCATTGAAATGGTCATTGATTTCCCCGAGGGTGAGTCGGCTTCAGACCCTTCAATGATTGTAGATAATGTTACAGGCGATATTTTTATGTTTTATAATTATATGAATTTAGATACCGAAAAAGACATCTATTATTTACATGTAATGAAAAGTTCCGATAACGGAAAAACTTGGAGCAAACCCGAAGATATCACTTCGCAAATCGCAAAACCCGAATGGCACAAAGATTTTAAATTTATAACATCGGGCCGTGGTATTCAAACACGCTCAGGAAAATTATTGCACACCATGGTAAACTTAAACAGCGGATTGCATGTTTTTGGTAGCGACGACCACGGGAAAACATGGTATTTTATTGACACGCCCATTCAACCTGCAGACGAGTCTAAAATTATCGAACTCGCCGACGGTACTTTAATGATTAACGCCAGGGTAAACAACAAAGGCATGCGTTATGTGCACACTTCTAAAGACGAAGGAAAAACTTGGGAAACAAACCCAGCACCAGAATTAATCGACCCAGGTTGTAACGCCAGCATCATTCGGTATACATCAAAAGCCGATGGATATGATAAAAATAGAATCCTGTTTTCGAATGCACAATCTGAAAAAGGACGTGTAAATATGTCGGTTCGCATTAGTTACGATGAAGGAAAAACGTGGAGCGAAGGCAAAACAATTTACCCGGGCTCATCGGCATATTCATCATTAACCATTTTGGAAAACGGCGATATCGGATTGTTCTTTGAAAAAGATGAATACAAAAACAATGAGTTTATTAGCTTTTCATTAGATTGGCTAACCGATGGAAAAGACACCTATAAAAAACCATAA
- a CDS encoding dihydrodipicolinate synthase family protein codes for MKIKNLVAAVYAPMHKDGSLNTDKIKDYSQFLINNKISGVFMNGSTGDFASLSTAERKQITLAWSQNKSEDLCLIDHVGHTNLREAKELAKYAADKVDAISVLAPFYFRLNTIEKLVQYCKEIAACAPNLPFYYYHIPVLSGANLNMNEFLIKAESEIPNLAGIKFTNNNLIDFQHSKKVSNGKFNILFGYDELFINSLPIGATGWVGSTYNHLAPLYYKIKDLFEKGQMAEAAALQNKAIRFVEILDGKGGFNGVAKGFMRVLGIDCGPSRFPHTTLTDADYKVIKEELDTAGLTDLFSKFDESLVN; via the coding sequence ATGAAAATAAAAAATTTAGTAGCAGCGGTTTATGCCCCAATGCATAAAGATGGTTCGCTAAATACTGATAAAATTAAGGATTACAGTCAGTTTTTAATCAACAATAAAATCTCTGGAGTATTTATGAATGGCTCTACTGGAGATTTCGCATCATTATCAACGGCAGAGCGAAAGCAAATAACACTGGCTTGGTCTCAAAACAAATCCGAGGATTTGTGTTTAATAGACCATGTTGGTCACACCAATCTGCGAGAAGCTAAAGAACTTGCGAAATATGCTGCCGATAAGGTAGATGCCATTTCAGTATTGGCACCATTTTATTTTAGGCTAAATACCATTGAAAAATTAGTGCAATACTGTAAAGAAATTGCTGCTTGCGCTCCTAATTTACCGTTTTATTATTACCATATTCCGGTATTATCTGGAGCAAATTTAAATATGAACGAATTTTTAATTAAAGCAGAAAGCGAAATACCAAATTTAGCTGGAATTAAGTTTACCAATAATAACTTAATTGATTTTCAGCACAGCAAAAAGGTGTCAAACGGAAAGTTTAATATACTTTTTGGTTATGATGAATTGTTTATAAACAGTTTACCCATTGGAGCTACAGGATGGGTGGGCAGCACATACAACCATTTGGCGCCATTATATTATAAAATAAAAGACCTTTTTGAAAAAGGGCAAATGGCCGAAGCGGCTGCGTTACAAAACAAAGCCATCAGATTTGTTGAGATTTTAGATGGTAAAGGCGGATTTAACGGTGTGGCAAAAGGCTTTATGAGAGTGTTGGGTATAGATTGCGGCCCAAGTAGATTTCCGCATACCACATTAACCGATGCTGATTATAAAGTAATTAAAGAAGAATTAGATACTGCGGGTTTAACGGATTTGTTTAGCAAATTTGATGAATCCTTGGTAAATTAA
- a CDS encoding sialate O-acetylesterase, with protein sequence MPTQAQKTKVACVGNSVTYGAGIKDRDVNSYPAQLQKLLGSNYEVGNFGYSGATMLKNGHKPYWTKNEFKQSQEFAPNIVIIHLGLNDQGNNNWPKHNDEFIADYLDMITIYKNLPSKPKVLICKMTPTFSGHHWFEEGMRENFKAIQNKIETIAKTANVDLINLHEPSYRFPEYFPDNLHPTKAGATVIAQKVYGAITGDFGGLKLPKFYGENMVFQRNEPIVVSGTANANDEITVLLNNQKVTTKVAKNGAWKIIMPAMKAGGPYAFEIQSKQSENINFNKVYIGEVWLASGQSNMDFKVHQMQSAKTVLKDSLNPNIFVMSMDPKVLGGHVFTKEELALCNTNDYYKYSAWSNDNDDVLKNFSAVAYAFAFNLQKELNVPIGVICNAIGGSPIESWISRATLEQTHETISMLNDNWKNPLMGTWNAFRKTENFGHNKNLNARHPYDPTFLFDSGVLPLTNFNFKGVIWYQGESNAERENLYARLFKMLVADWRMQFNKPDLPFYYVQLSSINRPNWGAFRDSQRKLLAVENTGMAVSSDVGHKTDVHPTQKWVVGERLAKVALAKSYNKSLVFSGPLLDYVNVMGNTLEVHFKYGEGLKTIDGTAVKDIEIAGEDKVFVKANTSIKDDVLIVWSEKITNPRFVKYGYSSFTNGNIINNSHLPASTFSNELD encoded by the coding sequence TTGCCAACACAAGCCCAAAAAACCAAAGTAGCCTGTGTTGGCAATTCAGTTACTTATGGTGCAGGTATTAAAGATAGGGACGTTAATTCCTATCCGGCGCAGTTGCAAAAATTGCTCGGTAGTAACTACGAGGTGGGCAACTTTGGGTACTCCGGAGCGACTATGCTTAAAAACGGACATAAACCCTATTGGACAAAAAATGAGTTTAAGCAGTCTCAAGAATTTGCGCCGAACATAGTAATCATTCATTTAGGTTTAAACGACCAAGGCAACAACAATTGGCCAAAACACAACGATGAATTTATAGCCGATTATTTGGACATGATTACGATTTATAAAAATCTGCCATCAAAACCCAAAGTGCTAATTTGTAAAATGACACCCACTTTTTCGGGACATCATTGGTTTGAAGAAGGCATGCGCGAAAACTTTAAAGCCATTCAAAATAAAATTGAAACCATCGCCAAAACAGCCAATGTAGATTTAATAAATCTGCATGAGCCATCATATCGATTTCCAGAATATTTCCCAGATAATTTACATCCCACCAAAGCGGGTGCTACCGTAATCGCCCAAAAGGTTTATGGCGCTATTACGGGTGATTTTGGCGGATTAAAACTTCCAAAATTTTATGGCGAAAACATGGTGTTTCAGCGTAACGAACCCATTGTTGTTTCGGGCACCGCTAATGCAAATGATGAAATTACCGTACTTTTAAACAACCAAAAAGTAACAACAAAAGTAGCCAAAAATGGCGCTTGGAAAATCATAATGCCAGCGATGAAAGCTGGCGGGCCTTATGCATTTGAAATCCAATCGAAACAATCTGAAAATATTAATTTCAACAAAGTTTACATTGGCGAAGTTTGGTTGGCTTCGGGGCAATCTAATATGGATTTTAAGGTCCATCAAATGCAATCGGCCAAAACCGTTTTAAAAGATTCGTTAAACCCCAACATCTTCGTCATGTCCATGGATCCCAAAGTTTTGGGTGGTCATGTTTTTACTAAAGAAGAACTGGCACTTTGCAATACCAACGATTATTATAAATATTCGGCTTGGAGCAACGATAATGATGATGTTTTAAAGAATTTTTCGGCCGTGGCCTATGCCTTTGCATTCAATCTTCAAAAGGAATTAAACGTTCCCATTGGCGTTATTTGCAATGCTATTGGGGGCTCGCCCATCGAAAGTTGGATTAGCAGGGCGACTTTGGAGCAAACCCACGAAACCATAAGTATGCTTAATGATAATTGGAAAAATCCGTTGATGGGGACTTGGAATGCCTTCCGGAAAACCGAAAATTTCGGACACAATAAAAACTTGAATGCAAGACACCCTTACGATCCTACTTTTTTGTTTGATTCAGGTGTTTTGCCGTTAACAAATTTCAATTTCAAAGGCGTGATTTGGTACCAAGGCGAATCGAATGCCGAACGCGAAAATTTGTACGCGCGCCTTTTTAAAATGTTGGTAGCCGATTGGCGCATGCAATTTAACAAACCCGATTTGCCATTTTACTACGTGCAATTAAGTAGCATTAATCGCCCAAATTGGGGTGCGTTTAGAGATTCGCAGCGTAAGTTGTTAGCTGTTGAAAATACCGGAATGGCAGTATCTTCGGATGTTGGACATAAAACTGATGTGCATCCAACCCAAAAATGGGTGGTCGGCGAGCGATTGGCCAAAGTAGCATTGGCAAAATCTTATAATAAATCCTTGGTATTTTCTGGACCGTTGTTAGATTATGTAAACGTGATGGGCAATACACTAGAAGTCCACTTTAAATATGGCGAAGGACTAAAAACGATTGACGGTACTGCGGTAAAAGACATAGAAATAGCCGGAGAAGATAAAGTTTTTGTGAAAGCTAATACGAGTATTAAAGATGATGTGTTAATTGTTTGGTCTGAAAAAATTACAAATCCACGATTTGTTAAGTACGGCTATTCGTCCTTTACCAACGGGAATATTATTAATAACAGTCATTTACCAGCCTCAACATTTTCAAATGAATTAGATTAA
- a CDS encoding SusC/RagA family TonB-linked outer membrane protein — protein sequence MKKRKLNINYLIFILLFSLPILTFGQEKTITGTVVSAGDNMPLLGATVIVKGTTTGASTDFDGQYTINANTGDVLVFSYVGYAATEVTVADETVINVSLTEDAAMLDEIVITGYGKQTRATLTTSVSKLDTQILETSTRSNAATALQGTIAGLRVTNTTGQPGSTPQIVLRGGTNFDGSGSPLILIDGIPGSFYALNSDDIESIEVLKDAAATAIYGARSANGVILVTTKTGKVGKSSINYRYKYSTNNERNDQKYIGAADHINYNRQSIAWFREVAGNPGAFGAFLNGNHSAATGNNTTNDPFTTQLLTPSNQYLLSQPGWMSIPDILDPSQEILFFDNKGVGDRIYQNSESIDHYLSFDGGNEKGTYYLGLGLLDNDGLILGSGFKRYSGKFSGSYQVTDNIRVNSNILYSHSNLNLSPLGGEDTVFRRFQGQASTSRTFDSNPDGTWSDQYAVGQNQGFGNPLYYQDKFVRKNLEQRLSASVGINWDIIEDLTLAVTGSHFTINNHNERFNRAYRVGSTTGPLRTGREAGVSLGRTLRNQLTGTLNYTKKFGNHNFNALIGAEYFKDNGFSTGAGTRNSPTDLIETLNAGAEADGIPSSFESEYVITSTFGRLLYDFDDRYLFQFNYRYDGTSRLGNNKFDFFPGVSFGWNVHNESFFEESSLSNTISRLKPRLSYGLAGNIDVLSNYGVYGSYGSQGVYNGQTGYANSSLPTLDLSWEKSTTFNVGLDLSLFNSRLSFIADVYSRDIKDKLANLTLPYYTGFGGILTNNGTIRNKGFELQVNGDIIRTDDLTWNVGATFTTNRNYVVKLPENDNDLNRQGGTLIWNPNTQQEEWVGGFQEGQRSGHDLVVAFEQAGIYASQAEADADNAITDTYMPGTSRNQRWAGDVKWVDQNGDGVIDGLDRKVIGRTTPDFVGGLTTSLQYKNFNLFVKTDFATGHLVWNHIRNKGYGQTQGNLAQPIEVLDSWTPTNTDTDWPRFVFVNGAKNVWRGSEGASSLQNFANNKFWEKGDYLALREITLSYNVPTEHFNDVIKRLNIYVTGTNLHYFKSMSGDTPEVGGVQYGEFPVPKTFTIGVNVTF from the coding sequence ATGAAAAAAAGAAAGCTTAATATCAATTATTTGATATTTATTTTGCTTTTTTCTTTACCAATTCTAACTTTTGGTCAAGAAAAAACCATTACGGGAACCGTGGTTTCTGCTGGAGACAATATGCCATTGCTAGGTGCAACGGTTATTGTAAAAGGTACAACTACAGGGGCGTCAACAGATTTTGATGGACAGTATACCATTAATGCCAACACAGGCGATGTTCTTGTGTTTAGCTACGTTGGGTATGCAGCCACCGAAGTTACTGTTGCAGACGAAACAGTTATTAATGTGTCTTTAACCGAAGATGCGGCAATGCTGGACGAAATTGTTATTACAGGTTATGGTAAGCAAACCAGAGCCACATTAACAACTTCGGTATCTAAATTAGATACACAAATTTTAGAAACATCAACACGATCTAATGCTGCAACGGCATTACAAGGAACCATTGCCGGTTTAAGAGTAACAAATACTACCGGGCAACCAGGGTCTACCCCACAAATTGTGTTACGTGGTGGTACTAATTTTGATGGATCAGGATCCCCATTAATATTAATTGATGGTATCCCAGGGTCGTTTTACGCTTTAAACTCAGACGATATAGAATCTATCGAGGTGTTAAAGGATGCAGCAGCTACCGCAATTTACGGTGCTAGATCTGCCAACGGTGTTATTTTGGTTACCACAAAAACTGGTAAAGTTGGAAAATCTTCTATCAACTACAGATATAAGTACAGTACCAACAACGAAAGAAACGACCAAAAATACATTGGTGCAGCAGACCATATTAATTACAACAGACAATCTATTGCTTGGTTTAGAGAGGTTGCTGGTAACCCTGGTGCTTTTGGAGCATTTTTAAATGGAAACCACAGTGCGGCAACAGGTAACAATACAACCAACGATCCGTTTACTACACAGCTTTTAACGCCTTCAAATCAATATTTATTAAGCCAACCGGGGTGGATGTCTATTCCAGATATTTTAGATCCTAGCCAAGAAATACTATTTTTCGATAACAAAGGTGTTGGCGATAGAATTTATCAAAATAGCGAATCAATCGACCACTATTTGTCTTTTGATGGTGGTAACGAAAAAGGGACTTACTATTTAGGCTTGGGGCTTTTAGATAACGACGGCTTAATTTTAGGCTCAGGATTTAAAAGATATTCAGGTAAATTTAGTGGGTCTTATCAAGTAACCGATAATATTAGAGTAAACTCGAATATTTTATATTCACACTCTAATTTAAATTTAAGTCCTTTGGGTGGAGAAGATACTGTTTTTAGAAGATTCCAAGGACAGGCTTCAACCTCAAGAACTTTTGATAGTAACCCTGATGGAACTTGGTCTGACCAATATGCCGTAGGACAAAACCAAGGTTTTGGTAATCCACTGTATTACCAAGATAAATTTGTTAGAAAAAACTTAGAGCAACGTTTATCGGCATCGGTTGGTATTAATTGGGATATTATTGAAGACTTAACCTTAGCCGTAACAGGAAGTCATTTTACAATCAATAACCACAACGAAAGATTTAATAGAGCTTATCGCGTAGGTAGTACTACTGGGCCATTACGTACAGGTCGTGAAGCTGGGGTGAGTTTAGGCAGAACATTAAGAAACCAGTTAACAGGTACATTAAACTATACCAAAAAATTTGGCAATCATAATTTCAATGCTTTAATTGGTGCAGAGTATTTTAAGGATAACGGATTTAGTACGGGCGCCGGAACAAGAAACTCTCCAACAGATTTAATTGAAACACTTAATGCTGGAGCAGAAGCCGATGGTATTCCTTCAAGTTTTGAATCTGAGTACGTGATAACATCTACTTTCGGTAGACTGCTTTATGATTTTGATGATAGATATTTATTTCAATTTAATTACAGATATGATGGTACTTCAAGATTAGGTAACAATAAATTTGATTTTTTTCCAGGGGTATCCTTCGGATGGAATGTACATAACGAATCTTTCTTTGAAGAGTCTTCTTTAAGCAACACTATTTCTAGATTAAAACCAAGATTAAGTTATGGTCTCGCTGGTAACATAGATGTATTAAGCAATTATGGTGTTTATGGCTCTTACGGATCACAGGGAGTTTATAATGGGCAAACAGGCTATGCAAATTCATCTTTACCAACCTTAGATTTATCTTGGGAAAAATCAACAACATTTAATGTCGGATTGGATTTATCATTATTTAATAGCAGATTATCATTTATTGCCGATGTATATTCAAGAGATATAAAGGACAAACTGGCTAATCTTACACTACCTTACTATACAGGCTTTGGTGGTATATTAACCAATAATGGAACCATTAGAAACAAAGGTTTTGAGTTGCAAGTAAATGGCGATATTATTAGAACTGATGATTTAACTTGGAATGTTGGGGCAACCTTTACAACCAATAGAAACTATGTGGTAAAACTGCCCGAAAACGATAACGATTTAAACAGACAAGGCGGCACATTAATTTGGAACCCCAATACACAACAAGAAGAATGGGTAGGTGGTTTCCAAGAAGGACAACGTTCTGGTCACGATTTGGTAGTAGCGTTCGAGCAAGCAGGTATTTATGCGTCACAAGCTGAAGCCGATGCCGACAATGCCATTACAGATACCTATATGCCAGGAACTAGCCGTAACCAACGTTGGGCTGGTGATGTAAAATGGGTAGATCAAAATGGCGATGGTGTTATTGATGGTTTAGACAGAAAAGTTATTGGACGTACAACACCAGACTTTGTTGGTGGTTTAACAACAAGTTTACAATACAAAAACTTCAATTTATTTGTTAAAACCGATTTCGCAACCGGACATTTGGTATGGAACCATATTAGAAATAAAGGTTACGGTCAAACACAAGGTAACTTAGCACAACCTATTGAAGTGTTGGATTCTTGGACTCCAACAAATACCGATACCGATTGGCCACGTTTTGTATTTGTTAACGGTGCCAAAAACGTTTGGAGAGGTAGCGAAGGTGCAAGTAGCTTGCAAAATTTTGCAAACAATAAGTTTTGGGAAAAAGGCGATTACTTGGCATTGCGCGAAATAACCTTAAGTTATAATGTACCAACAGAACATTTTAACGATGTTATTAAAAGATTGAACATATATGTAACAGGTACTAACTTACACTACTTTAAAAGTATGAGTGGTGATACACCAGAAGTTGGTGGTGTACAATATGGAGAATTTCCAGTTCCTAAAACATTTACAATAGGAGTTAACGTAACATTTTAA
- a CDS encoding FadR/GntR family transcriptional regulator → MKTKLSKIAPLENLSLVDKVELRLKEYFKENNLKIGDSIPKELEFAEALGVSRTVIREALLRLRTIGVIQSKKRSGMILTQPDIIQNFEKAIEYNLLGEEALTDIFELRLILEMGMADLLFARKTKADLEALDKIVSKQEKEEQNTVLFSLKNEIAFHGKLYEMSKNSTLQRFQDLLLPVFNYVHDNMPHGAEDFKYSKGKFVTHRDLLNILIDGNAETFREAMRNHLEPHFDKVLNTIKS, encoded by the coding sequence ATGAAAACCAAACTTAGTAAAATTGCTCCGCTTGAAAACTTATCGTTAGTGGACAAAGTAGAATTAAGATTAAAGGAGTATTTTAAAGAAAATAACTTAAAGATTGGCGATTCTATACCTAAGGAATTGGAGTTTGCAGAAGCCCTTGGCGTGAGTCGTACCGTGATACGCGAAGCTCTTTTAAGATTGAGAACCATTGGTGTTATTCAATCTAAAAAGCGCAGCGGCATGATATTGACCCAGCCCGATATTATTCAGAATTTTGAAAAAGCCATTGAATACAATTTGTTAGGAGAAGAAGCTTTGACTGATATTTTTGAACTTCGGTTAATACTGGAAATGGGAATGGCCGATTTATTGTTTGCCAGAAAAACCAAAGCAGATCTTGAAGCCTTGGACAAAATTGTTTCCAAACAAGAAAAAGAAGAGCAAAATACCGTACTTTTTAGCTTAAAAAACGAAATTGCATTTCATGGGAAATTATACGAAATGTCGAAAAACTCCACACTGCAGAGATTTCAAGATTTACTGTTACCGGTTTTTAATTATGTACACGACAATATGCCTCATGGCGCTGAAGATTTTAAATACTCGAAAGGTAAATTTGTTACGCATCGCGATTTATTAAATATTTTAATTGACGGTAATGCCGAAACCTTTAGGGAAGCCATGAGAAACCATCTTGAACCGCACTTTGATAAAGTGCTAAACACAATTAAATCTTAA